A genomic window from Scomber scombrus chromosome 18, fScoSco1.1, whole genome shotgun sequence includes:
- the tmem98 gene encoding transmembrane protein 98: protein METVVIVAIGVLATIFLASFIALVVVCRHRYCHPHDLLHHFDSKPTVDLIGAMETQSEQSELELDDVVITNPHIEAILENEDWIEDASGLVSHCISILKICHTLTEKLVAMTMGSGAKVKAPASLSDIITVAKRISPRVDDVVRSMYPPLDPILLDARATALLLSVSHLVLVTRNACHMSGSMDWIDQSLHAAEDHMVVLREAALASEPDRIMPGADVQREQAI, encoded by the exons ATGGAGACAGTGGTGATCGTGGCCATTGGGGTGTTGGCCACCATTTTCCTGGCCTCCTTCATTGCCCTGGTGGTGGTGTGCAGACACCGCTACTGCCACCCGCACGACCTGCTTCACCACTTTGACTCAAA GCCTACGGTTGATCTGATTGGAGCCATGGAGACTCAGAGCGAGCAGTCGGAGCTGGAGCTGGACGATGTGGTTATCACCAACCCTCACATCGAGGCCATCTTGGAGAACGAGGACTGGATAGAAGATGCCTC tGGTTTGGTCTCTCACTGCATCTCCATCTTAAAG ATCTGCCACACTTTGACCGAAAAGTTGGTTGCCATGACAATGGGTTCGGGGGCAAAGGTCAAAGCACCAGCCAGCCTGAGCGACATTATCACCGTAGCCAAACGCATCAGCCCGAG GGTGGACGACGTGGTCAGATCCATGTACCCCCCTCTGGATCCAATTCTCCTCGATGCCAG GGCCACTGCTCTCCTCCTTTCAGTCAGCCACCTGGTGCTGGTCACCCGCAACGCCTGTCACATGTCCGGCAGTATGGACTGGATCGACCAGTCGCTCCACGCGGCCGAAGATCATATGGTGGTTTTGCGTGAGGCGGCATTGGCCTCCGAACCGGACCGGATCATGCCTGGAGCTGACGTACAGAGAGAGCAGGCCATTTAG